In Yoonia sp. SS1-5, a single window of DNA contains:
- a CDS encoding conjugal transfer protein TraF codes for MKAPLIIVFALIMSTPALADGSPQTPLRGFSCDDTRTRGFNFYCDPAAVEEEVPEVPAVDPPPPPPAPTKTYTEQIEEYRRDLDELKHRAILEPSTENVQAYMQAQAAMVRQAGLFTEVWQRSLFSNPSLDANVSRPLSAIGENLLQDNLDVEREAAFTNATSERALMFVYEGAGTCLVCETQGEVLRQLTDQYGVAVLAVTRDGVSLPTFPESLPDQGQIANMGLEEVPSPFLALVEPRSNAVDLIGAGLMTQDIILDRVRIITSIPEGELYND; via the coding sequence GTGAAGGCGCCACTGATCATAGTCTTTGCGCTCATCATGAGCACGCCTGCGCTTGCCGATGGGTCACCGCAAACACCGCTACGCGGGTTTTCATGTGATGACACACGCACGCGCGGCTTCAACTTCTACTGTGATCCAGCCGCAGTGGAAGAAGAGGTGCCGGAGGTCCCGGCGGTGGATCCCCCGCCGCCGCCTCCGGCGCCCACCAAAACCTATACCGAGCAGATTGAAGAGTATCGACGCGATCTGGATGAACTAAAGCATCGCGCTATCCTCGAGCCTTCGACCGAAAACGTGCAGGCCTATATGCAGGCCCAGGCCGCCATGGTGAGGCAAGCGGGTCTCTTCACTGAGGTCTGGCAGCGCTCTCTTTTCTCCAATCCCTCATTGGACGCCAACGTCTCCCGGCCACTCAGCGCGATCGGGGAAAACCTGCTTCAGGACAACCTTGATGTTGAGCGCGAAGCGGCCTTCACGAACGCGACGTCCGAACGCGCATTGATGTTCGTCTACGAGGGAGCGGGCACGTGTCTTGTGTGCGAAACCCAAGGGGAGGTGCTGCGCCAACTCACGGATCAATATGGAGTTGCCGTTCTGGCCGTGACTCGCGACGGCGTTTCCCTTCCGACGTTCCCTGAAAGCCTGCCCGATCAGGGCCAGATTGCAAATATGGGCCTCGAAGAAGTTCCCTCGCCGTTTCTGGCCCTTGTCGAACCAAGATCAAACGCCGTTGACCTCATTGGCGCGGGCTTGATGACCCAGGACATCATCCTCGATCGCGTGCGGATCATTACCAGTATTCCAGAAGGAGAACTCTACAATGATTAA
- a CDS encoding TraC family protein produces MSFISQFLSSVLDDVPMTADERQQYVDHVLSDLLTYRVYEPQENLFYNEGTVGFLLEIPPVIGADVFRTLQTAITSYCPADGTIQFISWASPNLTPALISWSNHRFVQTPLMSRMVERRMAHFNNIRYGADGIVKCVPHRRRILVAGWLDGDPSTNHLKDLKEFRRNLVLALGGETHCLNVRPESFLEILSEMLHSRGTSSGEPLGYDEEVPINYQVPGAGLAVARDGMSFLNSPELSVSSATVRMVPREWSAAMGMLFNGSPDHPEDSPHGPVLMSLVARARPSQTSLSELVTKRAKLEHAKSTKFGKYMSDLGQRDEEFETLHAELERGERLFETVTTVSAYARGDVEESAAALAEMKKIMVMCNITLEQDSFLQLPVFLSGLPFQANKGLMADLRRASRVKKRKAAAVTALAPLHGEWSGFHSNRGLLLVGRQGQMYDWDNFESSGNYNVSVVGKSGSGKSVFMQELVTSIYSGGGRVLVIDDGYSFKSTCDVLGGDWLGIGNTGDFKLNPFSMVSSTSMDNIEYRADALNLITRVVSTMANLGEQREGRVGDIEEEFIERACAEVWDGKGNDGCVTDVVDILAGQIEEDPRLRDVVTKLKRYARGGTYGDMFDGKANVSIESTFTVFELSELKSQKDLEAVVLQVIMFLGTELMFKTDRSERVAILIDEAWDMLGGAGTANFLEGVVRRARKYTGSLITGTQSLEDYYDNQAALVCYQNSDWTVFLAQKPEVIDQLVASGKLNAPEGVAHSLKSLISAKGQFSELGIRGPDGWVFGRLILDPYSLAIYSTTGETVARLKQLTEGRGLDMGEALEIMVENGGTL; encoded by the coding sequence ATGAGTTTCATCTCCCAATTCCTATCATCGGTCTTGGATGATGTGCCCATGACTGCTGACGAGCGGCAGCAATATGTCGATCATGTTCTGTCGGACCTCCTGACCTATCGCGTCTACGAGCCGCAAGAGAACCTCTTTTACAATGAAGGGACAGTCGGATTCCTGTTGGAAATCCCACCGGTCATTGGTGCCGATGTCTTCAGAACATTGCAGACCGCGATCACAAGCTACTGCCCGGCTGACGGCACGATCCAGTTCATTTCCTGGGCATCACCCAATCTGACGCCAGCACTGATCTCCTGGTCCAACCATCGTTTTGTGCAAACCCCTTTGATGAGCCGCATGGTTGAGCGGCGCATGGCCCATTTCAACAACATCCGCTACGGGGCGGATGGCATCGTCAAATGCGTACCACATCGGCGCAGAATCCTTGTGGCCGGGTGGCTCGATGGCGACCCAAGCACCAATCATCTCAAAGACCTCAAGGAATTCCGGCGCAATCTGGTCCTCGCCCTGGGGGGAGAGACGCACTGTTTGAATGTCCGTCCTGAGAGCTTCCTCGAAATCCTCTCCGAGATGCTGCACAGCCGGGGTACCTCATCAGGCGAACCGCTGGGCTACGATGAAGAGGTCCCAATCAACTACCAGGTCCCCGGTGCGGGGCTTGCCGTCGCGCGGGACGGAATGTCATTCCTGAATTCTCCCGAGCTTTCCGTCTCCTCCGCGACGGTTCGTATGGTGCCACGCGAATGGTCGGCCGCCATGGGCATGCTGTTCAATGGCTCTCCCGATCATCCGGAGGACAGCCCACACGGTCCGGTTCTGATGTCATTGGTCGCCCGCGCGCGTCCGAGCCAAACCTCACTGTCAGAATTGGTCACCAAACGGGCCAAACTCGAACACGCCAAATCGACCAAGTTCGGCAAGTACATGTCCGACCTCGGTCAGCGGGACGAAGAGTTCGAAACCCTGCACGCGGAGTTGGAACGTGGCGAACGTCTCTTTGAAACCGTGACCACTGTCTCTGCCTATGCGCGCGGTGATGTTGAGGAAAGCGCGGCAGCTCTCGCTGAGATGAAAAAGATCATGGTGATGTGCAACATCACACTCGAGCAGGACAGCTTCCTGCAATTACCGGTCTTTCTGTCCGGTCTACCTTTCCAAGCCAACAAGGGCTTGATGGCTGATCTGAGACGGGCCAGCCGCGTGAAGAAACGCAAGGCAGCTGCAGTCACAGCGCTCGCACCATTGCATGGCGAATGGTCGGGTTTCCATTCAAACAGAGGGCTTTTGCTCGTTGGACGTCAGGGCCAAATGTATGACTGGGACAACTTTGAATCCTCAGGCAATTACAACGTCTCGGTTGTTGGCAAGTCCGGTTCGGGCAAATCCGTCTTCATGCAAGAGCTTGTCACTTCCATCTACTCAGGTGGCGGTCGGGTGCTTGTCATTGACGATGGCTATTCGTTCAAAAGCACCTGCGATGTCCTGGGCGGCGACTGGCTCGGGATTGGCAACACAGGCGATTTCAAACTCAACCCATTCTCCATGGTCAGCAGCACGTCCATGGATAACATCGAGTACCGCGCCGACGCTCTCAACCTGATCACACGCGTGGTCTCCACCATGGCCAACCTTGGCGAGCAGCGCGAGGGCCGCGTCGGTGACATTGAAGAGGAATTTATCGAGCGCGCCTGCGCAGAAGTGTGGGATGGCAAAGGTAACGATGGTTGCGTCACAGATGTCGTCGACATCCTGGCGGGACAGATTGAAGAAGATCCACGCCTGCGCGATGTGGTGACCAAACTCAAACGCTATGCCCGTGGCGGCACCTATGGCGACATGTTTGATGGCAAAGCCAATGTCTCCATCGAGAGCACATTCACGGTGTTCGAACTCTCGGAACTGAAATCCCAAAAGGACCTTGAGGCCGTTGTTCTGCAGGTGATCATGTTTCTCGGCACGGAGTTGATGTTTAAGACAGATCGTTCTGAGCGGGTCGCCATCCTCATTGATGAGGCCTGGGACATGCTTGGCGGTGCCGGAACAGCCAACTTCCTTGAAGGTGTGGTCCGCCGCGCGCGGAAATACACAGGTTCCCTGATCACCGGGACGCAATCGCTGGAAGACTATTACGACAATCAGGCGGCCCTTGTCTGTTATCAGAACAGCGACTGGACAGTATTCCTTGCTCAGAAGCCCGAGGTGATCGATCAGCTCGTTGCAAGTGGCAAGCTGAATGCCCCGGAAGGGGTTGCACACTCGCTTAAGTCCCTGATCTCGGCCAAGGGGCAGTTTTCAGAACTCGGCATTCGCGGGCCAGATGGCTGGGTCTTTGGCCGCCTTATTCTCGATCCCTATTCACTGGCGATCTACTCGACCACAGGTGAGACGGTCGCGCGCCTGAAGCAACTCACCGAAGGCCGCGGTCTCGATATGGGTGAGGCTCTGGAGATCATGGTCGAAAATGGGGGAACGCTCTGA
- the traF gene encoding conjugal transfer protein TraF produces the protein MKKMSRRSMMLGLPASLLLPARRAKAAGNQLGLIFVAQSTCPYCQSIAPVLKQLSDAGVADVMLASMDRRPVPPFVRFQDGHAHPLTAHFRSVPQVLVYNANLDQVTHVVGGVRNPRRYILRLSHALQQSAAM, from the coding sequence ATGAAGAAAATGTCCCGCCGCTCCATGATGCTTGGCCTGCCCGCTTCACTCTTGCTGCCCGCGCGCCGCGCGAAAGCCGCCGGAAACCAGCTCGGCTTGATATTTGTTGCACAAAGCACCTGCCCCTATTGCCAATCTATTGCACCCGTCTTGAAACAGCTCTCAGATGCAGGTGTCGCAGATGTCATGTTGGCGTCGATGGACAGACGTCCTGTGCCGCCATTTGTGCGGTTCCAGGATGGGCATGCACACCCATTGACGGCTCACTTTCGGTCTGTGCCGCAGGTTTTGGTCTACAACGCCAACCTTGATCAAGTGACCCATGTCGTTGGCGGCGTACGCAATCCGCGTCGCTACATTCTGCGCCTATCGCATGCGTTGCAGCAATCGGCGGCGATGTGA
- a CDS encoding S26 family signal peptidase, whose product MSAPHDIGLVRRIASWILLTFGCLCIYFLDHVDIVMNASDSLDEPAFLMLDTPILLHKGAVVSAQMPEPLQVKFSGYHFVKLIGGMPGDEITYDDQGNPCIDDDECFPLFEKDGAPILPAIAPGVIPEDHYALFGTADKSLDSRYATIGLIHADQLLGRGIAVLWAPDWRN is encoded by the coding sequence ATGAGCGCGCCCCACGATATCGGCCTCGTCCGCCGCATTGCCTCCTGGATTCTGCTGACCTTTGGATGCCTTTGCATCTACTTCCTCGATCACGTCGATATCGTGATGAACGCTTCAGACTCGCTGGATGAACCGGCTTTCCTGATGCTCGACACGCCCATTCTGTTGCACAAGGGCGCGGTGGTCAGCGCGCAGATGCCGGAACCGCTTCAGGTAAAATTTTCGGGCTATCATTTCGTCAAGCTGATTGGCGGCATGCCCGGCGACGAAATCACTTATGATGACCAGGGCAATCCTTGCATCGATGACGATGAGTGCTTTCCGCTCTTCGAAAAGGATGGTGCTCCGATCCTTCCCGCAATTGCCCCAGGTGTCATTCCTGAAGATCACTACGCCCTTTTTGGCACTGCCGACAAAAGCCTCGACAGCCGGTACGCCACCATCGGTCTCATTCACGCCGATCAACTTCTGGGACGCGGCATTGCCGTACTCTGGGCTCCGGACTGGAGAAACTGA
- the traU gene encoding conjugal transfer pilus assembly protein TraU encodes MKALMKILSAAAIALTLTATATSAKCNARFLNPITEVCWDCIFPISVGALSINLGTSRPDTPNQAFPICLCPGFPLPRIGLSIGIWEPARLVDVANETGCFTNLGFDVDFGLFSRGKTSANSRAGGDNGSKWHVHYYYYPLISMLGTAIDGLCLDTTAFDLAWMSEIDPLWMDAELTTLLNPEALLFANPVAQAACAADCAVASSGNLPIDQLFWCDGCSGSLYPVTGDANNHIGGVQASSVVTAKTLARMHRLLLARQTASSSALCQSRIAPLIRKSQYRRQITRPFPMTSGRYAGAPLGASTQFYDRLREVPYVGESFGYLLWRKRNCCAL; translated from the coding sequence ATGAAAGCTCTCATGAAGATCCTCTCGGCAGCAGCCATTGCGCTCACGCTGACCGCTACCGCCACCTCAGCAAAGTGCAACGCGCGGTTTCTGAACCCCATCACGGAAGTCTGTTGGGATTGTATTTTCCCAATCTCGGTCGGTGCTCTGTCGATCAATCTCGGAACATCACGTCCAGACACGCCGAACCAGGCCTTTCCAATTTGTCTGTGCCCAGGGTTTCCCCTGCCCCGCATTGGTCTCTCCATTGGCATATGGGAACCCGCACGTCTCGTTGATGTCGCCAATGAAACCGGGTGCTTTACCAATCTTGGGTTTGATGTTGATTTTGGTCTCTTCTCGCGCGGCAAGACCAGCGCCAACTCCCGGGCCGGAGGCGACAATGGCTCAAAGTGGCATGTCCACTATTACTATTACCCGCTGATCTCGATGCTCGGCACAGCCATCGACGGACTCTGCCTCGATACGACAGCCTTTGATCTTGCCTGGATGAGCGAAATTGACCCGCTCTGGATGGATGCCGAGCTTACCACTTTGCTCAATCCCGAAGCGCTTCTGTTTGCCAACCCAGTTGCCCAGGCCGCCTGCGCCGCCGATTGCGCCGTTGCCTCATCCGGCAATTTACCAATCGACCAACTTTTTTGGTGTGACGGGTGTTCGGGATCGCTCTATCCCGTCACGGGTGATGCCAACAACCACATCGGCGGCGTGCAAGCCTCGTCCGTAGTCACAGCCAAAACGCTTGCCCGCATGCATCGTCTGCTTCTGGCACGTCAAACCGCGTCTTCATCGGCACTTTGTCAAAGCCGGATCGCACCGCTCATCCGCAAAAGCCAATACCGCCGCCAAATCACGCGGCCCTTCCCGATGACGTCTGGTCGCTACGCAGGCGCGCCACTCGGGGCCTCAACGCAATTCTACGACCGCCTGAGAGAGGTTCCCTATGTCGGTGAATCCTTTGGCTACTTGCTTTGGAGGAAGAGAAATTGTTGCGCGCTCTGA
- a CDS encoding conjugal transfer protein TraH, with the protein MIKALPVFLETSAIALRVQPQGKAATKRSIFNWKSLRALKYLSAAAIIATATPSKADMASDLLDFWNRSGGGANVTHPSAYQGQRAGYISLGSLYVRTQPRNSQIANIQLPSVRSGCGGIDIFAGSFSYLSAQELIAMMEAIMANAAGFAFELALESLSPAVQEVVGKLRDLAQQVNSMNINSCETGQLLVSSIWPKTDAASQHICQSIATASGLVADRARARHGCGTGGDHASTLANGATPDIDAQIPVDVNYAWKASRKNSFLVADDDLAEFFMTVTGTIIVVGAPDDDTPRTHVNYPPRAFSSEMIRTMVEGGTMEVLRCNSDPQDRCLNPSYTTITLPANQALYARVSEILEGINTALANDTALPAAAPGLIGMTSVPVYEILKTARSYKYEFVGDEIALMAELVAIDFAMLYTREALEEMLKLASNTEGLGDQISDYRKQVTDSYANFTAMRREAAERFADAVATLTRLMSIKSALSGERAGWLATQVVEF; encoded by the coding sequence ATGATTAAGGCCCTCCCAGTTTTTCTTGAAACGTCAGCTATCGCTCTTCGCGTTCAACCGCAGGGAAAGGCAGCGACCAAGCGATCCATTTTCAACTGGAAGAGTTTGAGGGCTCTGAAGTACCTCTCCGCCGCTGCGATCATCGCGACCGCGACTCCTTCGAAAGCCGACATGGCCTCCGATCTTCTGGACTTCTGGAACCGCTCTGGCGGCGGCGCAAATGTCACCCACCCGTCTGCGTATCAAGGCCAACGTGCTGGGTATATTTCGCTCGGATCGCTTTATGTCCGCACGCAGCCTCGCAACAGCCAAATCGCAAACATCCAACTGCCAAGTGTCCGCTCTGGCTGCGGCGGGATCGACATCTTTGCAGGCTCGTTCTCCTACCTGTCGGCCCAAGAGCTCATTGCCATGATGGAAGCGATCATGGCCAACGCCGCAGGGTTTGCCTTTGAGTTGGCCCTCGAAAGCCTCTCCCCGGCGGTTCAGGAAGTTGTTGGCAAGCTTCGCGACCTCGCACAGCAAGTCAATTCGATGAATATCAATTCCTGCGAAACCGGCCAGCTTCTGGTTTCAAGCATCTGGCCCAAGACCGATGCTGCTTCCCAACACATCTGTCAGTCTATCGCCACGGCAAGTGGGTTGGTAGCTGACCGCGCCCGCGCGCGGCATGGATGCGGCACCGGCGGGGATCACGCGAGCACACTCGCCAATGGCGCGACGCCCGACATAGACGCGCAAATCCCTGTCGATGTGAACTACGCTTGGAAGGCCAGCCGGAAAAACTCGTTTCTGGTGGCCGACGATGATCTGGCCGAGTTCTTCATGACCGTCACCGGCACAATTATCGTCGTTGGCGCGCCTGACGATGATACCCCACGTACCCATGTGAACTACCCACCTCGCGCGTTCTCGTCGGAGATGATCCGGACCATGGTCGAAGGTGGCACAATGGAAGTCTTGCGCTGCAACTCCGACCCCCAAGACCGCTGCCTCAATCCATCTTATACAACGATCACCTTGCCCGCGAACCAAGCACTCTACGCGCGCGTCTCCGAAATCCTCGAAGGCATCAACACGGCGCTTGCAAACGACACGGCCTTGCCGGCCGCCGCACCAGGTCTCATCGGTATGACGTCGGTGCCGGTGTATGAGATTTTGAAGACCGCGCGATCTTACAAGTATGAGTTTGTCGGAGATGAGATCGCTCTGATGGCGGAGCTTGTCGCGATCGATTTTGCAATGCTCTACACGCGCGAAGCGCTCGAAGAGATGCTCAAGCTTGCCTCCAACACAGAGGGGCTTGGAGACCAGATCAGTGATTACCGCAAACAGGTCACCGACAGCTATGCCAACTTCACCGCCATGCGCCGGGAAGCCGCGGAACGTTTTGCAGATGCCGTCGCCACCCTCACCCGGCTGATGTCCATCAAGTCGGCGCTTTCGGGTGAACGCGCTGGATGGCTCGCGACACAAGTCGTGGAGTTCTGA
- the trbC gene encoding type-F conjugative transfer system pilin assembly protein TrbC → MEEEKLLRALISTLLFLPTIAVAQSMPDATTHGHLIDERLGEAAAIGEDLKSRLQIIEQDFDLPDDIAERALQSLENGRVRELLNAGEADLERLVDTEERYPGGVFLFASFSIPDPSLKVYLQEADRLGVPVVFNGFVQNSVAETEIRVHALYEDESISNGFIIDPTLFDRFDVTAVPTLISTTVDLDVCETSGCADDATPPHDRVAGNIPLVSLLDIIAKGNADHAAPARAILEAGQ, encoded by the coding sequence TTGGAGGAAGAGAAATTGTTGCGCGCTCTGATATCCACCTTACTGTTCCTCCCCACAATCGCTGTCGCGCAGTCAATGCCGGATGCCACTACTCACGGACATCTTATTGATGAAAGGCTCGGTGAAGCGGCAGCGATTGGCGAGGATCTGAAGTCTCGATTGCAGATCATTGAGCAAGACTTCGATCTGCCGGACGATATTGCTGAACGTGCCTTGCAAAGCCTAGAAAATGGCCGTGTGCGCGAGCTTTTGAACGCAGGCGAAGCTGATCTGGAAAGGTTGGTTGATACCGAAGAGCGCTATCCCGGCGGTGTCTTTCTCTTTGCGTCATTTTCCATCCCAGATCCCTCTCTGAAGGTCTATCTGCAAGAGGCCGACCGCCTTGGTGTGCCGGTTGTCTTCAACGGTTTTGTCCAGAACTCGGTTGCCGAAACCGAGATCCGTGTCCACGCGCTCTATGAAGACGAAAGCATCAGCAATGGCTTCATCATCGATCCAACGCTCTTCGATCGTTTCGATGTCACGGCCGTTCCTACCCTCATCTCAACGACTGTCGATCTTGATGTTTGCGAGACCTCCGGTTGTGCAGACGACGCAACCCCACCCCATGATCGCGTCGCCGGGAACATCCCATTGGTCTCCCTCTTGGACATCATCGCCAAAGGCAATGCGGATCACGCGGCCCCTGCCCGCGCCATTCTGGAGGCTGGCCAATGA
- the traN gene encoding conjugal transfer protein TraN yields MKRLFLLCSLALAGAAQADSHVQRAENALSNAQTFNGYTVPDAQNLLQIPVDPNHPLSNENAQTLPTVGNVAAASTSTTEGRAFQNFNTNAVPWSVQSANPQHLDVSDQVANDPMAFMNSNPFSSSGFGQCTVTNFANSPIFERTCQRTRDVFSASCTSQLNITVIRTETYECHVTPTGASCDALQASSLCTETQRYCNLQDINGVCIEEIAEHSCSSDAPLAFTAPQIGATTWGQPITSWVTSCDPSFSAQSCGAGTTTCTSGPSVEDVNGQLVPVNCTTQVTTYECGASTYSSTDCQPFQNDPSCSLQASSCYLTTPDGVCGAYEDTYQCGTGQGTDFSSSCQDVNVCVAGHCQSIPQETNSDMPMALASVDLLNNMANEWTMAATPNSSNFELSYFNSNTNYCRVGILGSYNCCSDNGWALGVFTQCRQHELELVAAQQAGRAVYVTTYCRRRALFFCRERARRYCIFNNRIAREVSFQAQHQLHGRFECRGLTQAEMEAIDWEQIDLTSVFGDMLANVAVPDQQTLIGIIQANTANLSLQP; encoded by the coding sequence ATGAAACGCCTCTTCTTGCTTTGCAGCCTCGCACTTGCTGGCGCGGCCCAGGCTGACAGCCATGTGCAACGTGCAGAGAATGCGCTGTCCAATGCGCAAACTTTCAATGGCTACACTGTTCCTGACGCCCAAAACCTGCTGCAAATCCCCGTCGATCCAAACCATCCGCTCAGCAACGAGAATGCTCAAACCTTGCCGACGGTCGGCAACGTTGCAGCGGCATCGACAAGCACAACTGAAGGTCGGGCCTTCCAGAACTTCAACACCAATGCAGTGCCGTGGAGCGTTCAATCAGCCAATCCGCAGCACCTGGATGTCTCAGATCAGGTTGCGAATGATCCGATGGCCTTCATGAATTCCAACCCCTTCTCCTCCTCCGGCTTCGGCCAATGTACTGTGACCAATTTTGCGAACTCACCGATTTTTGAGCGCACCTGCCAACGTACCCGCGATGTCTTCTCGGCAAGTTGCACAAGCCAGCTCAACATCACTGTCATCCGCACTGAAACATATGAATGTCATGTGACGCCAACAGGTGCGTCCTGTGACGCACTGCAAGCCTCATCCCTTTGCACAGAGACGCAGCGCTATTGCAATTTGCAGGACATCAATGGCGTCTGCATTGAAGAGATTGCCGAACATTCCTGTTCCAGCGATGCGCCCTTGGCCTTCACTGCCCCACAGATTGGCGCGACGACCTGGGGTCAACCGATTACCTCGTGGGTCACCAGCTGTGATCCCTCTTTCAGCGCTCAAAGTTGCGGCGCCGGCACCACCACCTGCACGTCCGGCCCATCAGTCGAAGACGTCAACGGCCAGCTTGTCCCAGTCAATTGCACCACTCAGGTCACCACATATGAGTGCGGTGCCAGTACCTACTCGTCGACGGACTGCCAACCATTCCAGAACGATCCATCCTGCAGCTTACAGGCGTCAAGCTGCTACCTCACAACGCCTGATGGTGTCTGCGGTGCCTATGAAGACACTTACCAATGTGGCACCGGCCAAGGCACCGACTTTTCATCGTCATGTCAGGACGTGAATGTCTGTGTGGCCGGTCATTGTCAGTCAATACCGCAAGAAACCAACAGCGATATGCCAATGGCGCTCGCCTCGGTCGATCTGCTGAACAATATGGCCAATGAATGGACGATGGCTGCCACACCAAATTCCAGCAACTTCGAGCTGTCCTATTTCAACTCCAATACCAACTACTGTCGTGTCGGCATTCTCGGCTCATACAATTGTTGTTCCGACAATGGCTGGGCTCTTGGCGTCTTCACCCAATGCCGCCAACACGAGCTTGAACTCGTTGCCGCGCAACAGGCAGGCCGCGCCGTCTATGTCACGACCTATTGTCGCCGTCGCGCCCTGTTCTTCTGTCGCGAACGCGCCCGCCGGTACTGCATATTCAACAACCGCATTGCGCGCGAGGTGTCTTTCCAGGCCCAGCATCAGTTGCACGGTCGCTTTGAATGCCGTGGCCTCACTCAGGCTGAGATGGAAGCGATTGATTGGGAACAGATCGATCTGACCTCCGTCTTCGGCGACATGCTCGCCAATGTCGCGGTCCCCGATCAGCAAACCCTCATCGGCATCATTCAAGCCAACACCGCAAATCTTAGCTTGCAGCCATAG
- a CDS encoding TrbI F-type domain-containing protein, with the protein MSEPSKPFFGTLIGITVSAVVLTAINVAITLTIMDRYGLLHAPEIVSIDAANMVMGFVAAQDPGISEEDLQQRIRSLNANLDGVIATFARERGVIVVNSAAVLGGTRDVTPEMLASLGLSQ; encoded by the coding sequence ATGTCTGAGCCGTCCAAACCCTTCTTCGGTACCCTGATCGGTATCACCGTATCTGCTGTCGTACTGACAGCCATCAATGTCGCGATCACTCTCACGATCATGGACCGCTATGGGCTCTTACACGCCCCGGAAATCGTCTCAATTGATGCTGCGAATATGGTCATGGGATTTGTTGCTGCACAGGATCCCGGTATCTCGGAAGAAGATCTTCAGCAGCGCATTCGATCTCTGAACGCCAATTTGGACGGTGTGATCGCGACCTTCGCCCGAGAGCGCGGTGTTATCGTCGTCAATTCCGCCGCCGTCCTTGGTGGCACACGCGATGTGACGCCTGAAATGCTCGCTTCCCTGGGATTGAGCCAATGA
- the traW gene encoding type-F conjugative transfer system protein TraW, whose protein sequence is MLYPRTLLLTVVASTAFVTTQVHAADYGVFGALWPVEEPSILETIYVRLSEMEGNGELAQMEEEMKATARARIHRPHPVLGLGTTEVYNSYEVDLSITLDRDLADHRGVVFARAGTRINPLDHSRFNRRLIFINGDDPDQVQFAVEAAAAEPVKIILVNGAPLDLTEANQVLFYFDQGGMLTERFGLTVVPAVVSRMDPVMLVEEIPVPIRQVEAQ, encoded by the coding sequence ATGCTGTATCCTCGCACCCTGTTGTTAACCGTGGTCGCATCAACGGCTTTCGTTACAACCCAAGTCCATGCGGCAGACTACGGTGTGTTTGGCGCGCTTTGGCCAGTCGAAGAACCCTCGATCCTTGAGACCATCTATGTCCGCCTGTCCGAAATGGAGGGCAATGGCGAGTTGGCCCAAATGGAAGAGGAGATGAAGGCTACAGCGCGGGCCCGTATCCATCGCCCTCACCCCGTCCTCGGCCTTGGGACTACAGAGGTCTACAACAGCTACGAGGTCGATCTGTCGATCACACTGGATCGCGATCTTGCCGATCATCGCGGCGTCGTCTTTGCGCGGGCTGGCACTCGGATAAACCCGCTCGATCACAGCCGGTTCAATCGTCGGCTCATCTTCATCAACGGCGATGACCCTGACCAGGTGCAGTTCGCGGTGGAGGCGGCAGCGGCCGAACCCGTGAAGATTATTCTGGTCAATGGCGCGCCTCTCGATTTGACGGAAGCAAACCAGGTTCTCTTCTACTTCGATCAAGGCGGCATGCTCACCGAGCGATTTGGCCTGACCGTCGTTCCTGCCGTCGTCAGCCGCATGGATCCCGTCATGTTGGTCGAAGAAATCCCCGTACCGATCAGACAGGTGGAGGCACAATGA